The DNA window TCTTTAAAACCTCGCATCAAGACTTTGTTACGAGGTTTGGAGTAACCCTGGAAAAATTCCTCTTGTTCCTTTCCTGACGAAACGATTTCCCATAAAGGTGTATCAATACTTTCCTTTCCTGTGATTTGCGTTTGGATCCGACTTGATACCATCAAAAACTTATCGGTTCCCCAATGCTTTCATCAGTTCCTGTTTCAGCCGATCACGCACCTGATCCAATTCATCGGAAATAGTTTTATATTCCTGTGCCAATTCCTCGGGGTCACGGTGCACCACATCTACCACATGCGGATTTTTAAAATCGAGATTATAATTGCGAGCGGCTATGTCCTTGGCACTCACCTTCCAGGCAAATTCCGTTTCCTTTCGTTTGTTCCACCATTTTTTTTCCAGGTCAAATTCGCCGATAGTGAGTGGTTTGGAACGCGAATAGGATTTATATCCAGGAGGATAGGGGTGTTCAAAAAACCAGACTTGTTTAGTAGGTCCTCCCTTCTCCAAAAAGAGAATGTTAGTATTGATTCCCGTATACGGACTAAACACACCCTTCGGAAGGCGCACGATCGTATGTAAGTTGAACTCTTCTAGTAACTCTCGCTTGAGATTGGTTTTGGTTCCCTCTCCAAACAAAAATCCATCCGGAAGTACAACTGCCGCACGCCCCGTATCATGTTTGAGTCGGTGCATGATAAGGGCCATAAACAAATCGGCAGTTTCCCTGGTCTGGTATTTTTTGGGAAAATTGTTTTCGATCCCATCTTCTTCCATTCCGCCAAACGGAGGATTGGTGATGATGATATCCACTCTCTCCTTAGGAGAATAATCTATTAAGGAACGACTGAGCGTATTGTCATGACGGATATTTGTCGGAACGTCAATCCCGTGGAGCATCATATTGGTCAGTGCCAACATATGAGGCAGAGGCTTTTTTTCCACACCGTGAATCGTAGTTTGCAAAACCTGTTTGTCTTTGGGTGATTTGACCTGAGTCTTTAAATGTTCAATGGCTGTTGTAAGAAAACCGCCTGTCCCGCAAGCCGGATCCAGAATAGACTCACCAAGTTTGGGATCGATGATATCCACCATAAACTGAGTCACGGCTCTCGGTGTATAGTATTCACCAGCATTCCCTGCTGATTGCAAATCCGCTAAAATCTTTTCATATATATCATTGAACAAATGTCTGTCAGTCGAATTATTAAAATCTAAATCTTCTTCAATGGTGTTGATCACTTGTCTAAGTAAGGTTCCAGATTTCATATAGTTGTAGGCATCCTCAAAGACACTTCCAACCACCCTTCCTTGTGCACTCACACCAGCCTGTGTTGCCAGTTTCTTTAAGGCAGGGAAAAGATTATTGTTCACAAAATCAATCAGCTCTTCCCCGGTCATCCCTTCCGAATTGGATGCCCAACTACTCCACTGAAAGCGCGAGGCGAGTGGAGATTTATAATCTTTAAGGGTTAGTTTCCATTCTTTTTCTTTATCATCAAAAATCTTTAAAAAGAGCAACCATACCATTTGGCTGATTCGTTGGGCATCTCCGTCGACGCCCACATCCTTTCTCATGATATCCTGTATCGATTTTACAAGGGTTCCGATTGCCATTATATTAAATCCAGTTTATGCGTTATAGAGAGCCGATTCAATTTTATGAATCGCTTCTTGGTATCCATCCATTCCTCCGAAATGTTTTAAAATTTCAATTGG is part of the Leptospira andrefontaineae genome and encodes:
- a CDS encoding type I restriction-modification system subunit M, with protein sequence MAIGTLVKSIQDIMRKDVGVDGDAQRISQMVWLLFLKIFDDKEKEWKLTLKDYKSPLASRFQWSSWASNSEGMTGEELIDFVNNNLFPALKKLATQAGVSAQGRVVGSVFEDAYNYMKSGTLLRQVINTIEEDLDFNNSTDRHLFNDIYEKILADLQSAGNAGEYYTPRAVTQFMVDIIDPKLGESILDPACGTGGFLTTAIEHLKTQVKSPKDKQVLQTTIHGVEKKPLPHMLALTNMMLHGIDVPTNIRHDNTLSRSLIDYSPKERVDIIITNPPFGGMEEDGIENNFPKKYQTRETADLFMALIMHRLKHDTGRAAVVLPDGFLFGEGTKTNLKRELLEEFNLHTIVRLPKGVFSPYTGINTNILFLEKGGPTKQVWFFEHPYPPGYKSYSRSKPLTIGEFDLEKKWWNKRKETEFAWKVSAKDIAARNYNLDFKNPHVVDVVHRDPEELAQEYKTISDELDQVRDRLKQELMKALGNR